The Bdellovibrionota bacterium genome window below encodes:
- a CDS encoding polysaccharide biosynthesis/export family protein, which produces MSAPRTRFGAAASGISWAVFAAIGLRIPGPAFAQHEVIGAGDVLKIEVFGEADLSGTFSVREDGKVKINWVEPIAVAGKNVESAQEEIRRYLDEKYVINPKVSVSIAEYKSRTVSMMGEVTKPGLYRLETNSTLLSVLLEAGGPTGRAADEIVVLRPKDASSQDYDTRSASLQRLLSRASPEDNLSLLAGDIVYISSAGDTKGRESAETVYVLGAVKNSGSFAYRKGYTALDAVIDAGGVTKYASPNGTKIFRGRGEKRETISIRLGDVMTKGDRSKNVELKAGDYVIVPQRFL; this is translated from the coding sequence TTGTCGGCGCCACGTACACGTTTTGGCGCGGCGGCTAGCGGCATCTCGTGGGCTGTTTTCGCCGCGATCGGCCTTCGCATTCCTGGGCCCGCCTTTGCCCAGCATGAAGTCATCGGCGCGGGAGACGTCCTCAAAATAGAAGTGTTCGGCGAAGCGGATCTAAGCGGGACTTTTTCCGTCCGAGAGGACGGAAAGGTAAAGATCAATTGGGTGGAGCCGATCGCCGTGGCGGGGAAAAATGTCGAATCGGCCCAGGAGGAGATTCGCCGGTACCTGGATGAGAAATACGTCATCAATCCCAAGGTGAGTGTTTCAATCGCCGAATACAAGAGCCGCACGGTCTCCATGATGGGGGAGGTTACGAAACCCGGACTCTATCGGTTGGAAACGAACAGCACGTTACTGTCCGTCTTGTTGGAGGCCGGAGGACCCACGGGAAGGGCCGCGGATGAAATCGTCGTGCTCCGTCCCAAGGATGCGAGCAGTCAGGACTATGACACCCGATCCGCCAGTCTCCAAAGGCTTCTGTCGAGAGCCTCTCCGGAGGATAATTTGAGCCTTTTGGCGGGAGACATCGTTTATATCAGCAGCGCGGGGGACACCAAAGGGCGTGAATCGGCGGAAACCGTCTACGTTCTGGGGGCGGTCAAGAACAGCGGATCGTTCGCATACCGAAAGGGGTACACGGCGTTGGACGCGGTCATCGACGCCGGGGGGGTCACGAAATACGCCTCGCCCAACGGCACGAAGATTTTCCGGGGCCGAGGAGAAAAGCGAGAAACCATCTCGATTCGATTGGGAGACGTGATGACCAAAGGGGACCGATCGAAAAATGTCGAACTCAAGGCGGGAGATTACGTAATCGTTCCCCAGCGATTTCTATGA
- a CDS encoding polysaccharide biosynthesis tyrosine autokinase: MNPASPGNPYKSYGYPPYGTPRGGVSLEMFLEVLRKRWPLLILGTAIIGGIVTFKTIRQPYFYQATAQVVFSAQDWQSSISRGNALPQSNVMIPPSVLMTQESIIRSDAVMERVVQSLQMADKDKDPAKFDASVRRIKGMVSISREGDSHIFLIMATAGKPEEAMMVANSVAESYIKFNYDRTLATYRKSISWLSDELVDLEKKLEDAQKELISFIETEKLTSFGDEGSNQVPVLTRQAEEEDSALLRRLHSERVDLDLQLSQLLKRYRPAHPKVRKTEDDLAAVVQKIKEEEALVERNRGKRAQEIIGSKQKEIRYSILTRKVDINKQLYNTLIKKLKETDIDSAVVNNNIDVLEYAKTPGGPAGPNKQGRILFAFAFGMIFSLGLAMVLEFLDTSLRNTEEVQSYIRLPVLAAIPRLDSVGPDSEGPLLLDANADSPLREAYRVLRTNVRFSASSGHGKVIMVTSTDKGEGKSTIACNVGITNAEAGKRTLLIDTDFRVHSLSHITNVNNDRGLTQFLTEGGNLSDFIVESKLPNLWVVPSGPIPPKPALLLESERMKLLIQEAAGQYDQVILDAAPVSLVIDPVLVAHLVEGVILVIEAGRVSRTRIIKAIQQLETVKANLFGVVLNKEDLRKKAYYAYRGYYGYATQQA, encoded by the coding sequence ATGAACCCGGCCTCTCCAGGCAATCCGTATAAGTCGTACGGATATCCCCCTTACGGAACCCCTCGCGGCGGGGTCTCGCTGGAAATGTTTCTCGAGGTTCTCCGGAAACGATGGCCGCTTCTCATCCTCGGAACGGCGATCATCGGCGGAATCGTTACCTTCAAGACGATCCGCCAACCCTATTTTTATCAGGCCACGGCGCAAGTCGTCTTTTCCGCTCAGGACTGGCAGTCGTCGATTTCCCGCGGAAACGCTCTTCCGCAGTCCAACGTCATGATTCCTCCGTCCGTTTTGATGACGCAGGAATCGATCATTCGCAGCGACGCCGTCATGGAACGGGTAGTGCAGTCGCTTCAAATGGCGGACAAGGACAAAGACCCGGCAAAGTTTGACGCCTCCGTCCGGCGCATCAAGGGAATGGTGTCGATCTCCCGGGAAGGGGATTCCCATATCTTTTTGATTATGGCCACGGCGGGAAAGCCCGAAGAGGCAATGATGGTGGCCAATTCGGTGGCCGAGTCGTACATCAAATTCAATTACGACCGAACGCTCGCGACGTATCGGAAATCGATCAGCTGGCTCAGCGACGAACTGGTCGACCTTGAAAAGAAACTCGAGGACGCTCAGAAAGAGCTGATCTCCTTCATTGAAACCGAAAAGCTGACCAGTTTTGGCGATGAAGGATCGAATCAGGTTCCCGTTTTAACCCGGCAGGCGGAAGAAGAGGACTCCGCTCTTCTGCGGAGGCTTCATTCCGAACGGGTCGATCTCGACCTTCAACTCTCCCAGCTTCTCAAAAGATATCGTCCCGCCCACCCGAAGGTCCGGAAGACGGAGGACGATTTGGCGGCCGTGGTTCAAAAAATCAAAGAGGAAGAAGCGCTCGTGGAACGAAACCGGGGAAAGCGAGCGCAAGAGATTATCGGTTCGAAGCAGAAAGAAATCCGCTATTCGATTCTCACTCGGAAGGTCGACATCAACAAGCAGCTCTACAACACGCTGATCAAGAAGCTCAAGGAAACGGATATCGACAGCGCGGTCGTGAACAACAACATCGACGTATTGGAATACGCAAAAACTCCCGGAGGCCCGGCCGGCCCGAACAAGCAGGGAAGAATTCTTTTCGCTTTCGCGTTCGGGATGATCTTTTCCCTGGGTCTGGCGATGGTTCTCGAATTTCTGGATACCTCGCTTCGAAACACGGAAGAGGTTCAAAGTTATATCCGCCTCCCCGTGCTTGCGGCGATTCCGCGTCTTGATTCAGTCGGTCCGGACAGCGAGGGCCCGCTGCTTTTGGATGCGAACGCCGACTCCCCGCTGCGAGAAGCGTATCGGGTTCTTCGGACCAACGTCCGTTTCTCCGCCTCTTCCGGTCACGGAAAGGTGATTATGGTGACCAGCACCGACAAAGGGGAGGGGAAGTCCACGATCGCGTGCAATGTCGGAATCACGAACGCCGAGGCGGGAAAACGCACGCTGTTGATCGATACGGATTTCCGCGTTCATTCACTGTCGCACATCACGAACGTGAACAACGATCGAGGGCTCACGCAATTTCTCACCGAAGGAGGCAATCTTTCGGATTTCATCGTGGAAAGTAAATTACCCAATCTTTGGGTGGTGCCGAGCGGGCCGATTCCACCGAAGCCCGCGCTTCTACTGGAGTCGGAGAGGATGAAGTTGTTGATCCAAGAAGCCGCCGGTCAATATGATCAGGTGATTTTGGACGCAGCTCCCGTGAGTCTTGTGATCGATCCCGTCCTGGTGGCGCATCTTGTGGAAGGAGTTATTCTGGTCATTGAGGCCGGCCGGGTCAGCCGCACCCGGATCATCAAGGCGATTCAGCAATTGGAGACCGTGAAGGCCAACCTCTTCGGCGTTGTCTTGAACAAAGAAGATCTTCGGAAGAAAGCGTACTACGCCTACCGCGGATACTACGGATACGCGACGCAACAGGCTTGA
- a CDS encoding small ribosomal subunit Rsm22 family protein: protein MNCQDPKILDRLERLLVSYIYKEYLGQTWRGENIPKHLFRSFAASARRLSDSFTEKRKDFRGHYLRTKESRSGYLLYFHLASMVRTIAVLEEIRRRGAWPAGPLRILDVGAGSAPSLWAAAFAASCWGNEIESVTAIDYERRILSDANKLWRALSDDTKWKLPPLRTQVVDVRRRTDSSRDTSSTHLVFCSNVLNEVAGEATGLGVLFRNRLDPDGLMVVVEPALRTTSRALQAFRDRFVERTECSIPFPCGHEKPCPLNLEPKDWCHFETSWSPPPVRRRLEKSLGHQTGSLKYSYLVLRQPAAHPFQNGYRVLSDPLSTPQGNRLLLCTPGGKVALGFGKLLPTFRRGDLLATETPLPESLFQQRKVRYAYEFTLPAGSHVDRI from the coding sequence ATGAACTGCCAGGATCCGAAAATTCTCGACCGCCTGGAACGGCTTCTCGTTTCCTACATATACAAGGAGTACTTGGGACAAACCTGGCGCGGCGAGAACATTCCCAAGCATCTGTTTCGTTCGTTCGCTGCGAGTGCTCGCCGGCTTTCCGATTCGTTTACTGAAAAGCGCAAAGATTTTCGAGGGCACTACCTTCGGACAAAGGAAAGCCGCTCCGGCTATCTTCTCTATTTTCATCTTGCCAGCATGGTGCGGACGATCGCCGTGCTGGAGGAAATTCGCCGACGAGGCGCCTGGCCTGCGGGACCGCTTCGGATCCTCGACGTTGGGGCCGGCTCCGCACCCTCTCTATGGGCGGCGGCGTTCGCGGCAAGTTGCTGGGGCAACGAGATCGAAAGCGTTACAGCCATCGATTATGAGCGGCGAATTCTCAGCGACGCGAATAAGCTCTGGAGAGCTTTGTCCGATGATACAAAGTGGAAACTGCCGCCGCTTCGGACCCAGGTCGTCGATGTACGGCGGAGGACAGATTCAAGCCGAGATACGTCATCCACTCATTTAGTCTTTTGCTCCAATGTCCTCAACGAGGTTGCCGGAGAGGCCACAGGCCTGGGTGTTTTGTTCAGGAATAGGCTGGATCCGGATGGTCTGATGGTGGTCGTGGAGCCGGCGTTACGGACGACCTCGCGAGCACTTCAGGCTTTTCGTGATCGATTTGTGGAAAGGACCGAATGCTCCATTCCTTTTCCATGTGGCCATGAAAAGCCTTGCCCGCTCAACTTGGAACCGAAGGATTGGTGTCACTTCGAAACGTCCTGGTCGCCGCCGCCGGTCCGAAGGCGGCTGGAGAAATCCTTGGGCCACCAGACGGGATCGCTCAAGTATTCCTATCTTGTCCTCCGGCAGCCGGCCGCGCACCCATTTCAGAACGGATACCGTGTGCTGAGCGACCCATTGTCCACGCCGCAGGGTAATCGTCTCCTTTTGTGCACGCCCGGGGGAAAAGTCGCGCTCGGTTTTGGAAAGCTCCTTCCGACGTTTCGGCGGGGCGATCTTTTGGCGACCGAGACGCCGTTGCCCGAGAGCCTGTTTCAACAGAGGAAAGTTCGATACGCATACGAATTCACCCTCCCCGCAGGTTCCCACGTAGACCGGATTTGA
- a CDS encoding serine protease, with translation MLAPRLSAAQGQRNDPSSKAFIEWIRFLDITERLGAKETDITEEEKAFVRERRESFQKAFQAIQAAAEKGEPSGLLPNEEALSEAVLVQGIMSQRNEFLRTMQMTSVRSAVEEGQKLAWPEFRDLAEASVGLGREGVAMANGVKLAVEGNVMVVLTAAHVAAAFFPQTSGREGKLLVIGDRYQEESEGGRFQRVIHRDVPARVRFLDAVCDVAFLEIELPERSLLAQPPRLSISLDPLRVGQRVVALPFIETRLNGNVARMENSPHWFLVDRIERKDTISDMSKFLARPGVSGTAVFSYSVDKGWRLAGVTRSASTPDPGKKDASVRDPYFDIGQLEKDFVAMRDLQETGIISLQKLLSWADVQSSEEVDEALRHGRLAEKKDYVERWGSFLSQEMHRIDETLQTPKPDLNQVTGDLVMALGLLNWSGALPGDYKEELFSQLLSGTYPDSATKKYPALFAHLAIQGLSQLPDRKFIEKIEARSGLKWVLPVVEREQDFLRGRKPGFGYKIYRTSDGRLQLSIEEPELLEQVMARMEKTPLPNDRISDPEYARSVIRNYYANSKEYKDVMALLNALILRNKFSRSPALLQPLVGSLSAILFEDVPSEFKAAIASDPKAHETFEWVKESAANLLLQIAVWTEFDGIDETIRRITRMVELGELGEAQKEALSRIAKIRAERGVVVSANAARAERPPSSTDPPKRSRRRSKPVAPKTKPPFLTEFVIYTEKGSEVMLLEREDRADWYRRWKNDGLISGFSVVEFDASTRNLEELGKLLKSKMSTEGILFVNTHGAEDLLGDFYSDAFFLQLRPQAPRAGLTVYDSSCMSAVRSSFWQSAVGPDGYVVTLIRRGESNTPLNDVDILAALVERRVQPGQTVMTPGGQEFVFLWGGADLSQIEDRERILRYQFVEHKLAGQRALEADPRELLGKKAVAHMEGGGTVVGAITNVRLDDQFHVTHIQLSRPRKKPVFGKDDFFSRWLRIRSLDKLRTNLLPAVGGRLAPSGPVISEEFSEFVQEEIYKAFEEHALEYENRVPGSSRGFSDDERANIVIKVTPGKGFFLSHVKGYEGSFGVEFPRIDLPNSVETKDFVSILTRDLFEKGHVFEAGSCCYEISSSKELEPEDRTLVIVVDHFKKTLSLVEGRYAWHLTNHTDIDVESRTLRGPNLPPLPPEVLIKFYDRTEGLDVLYLREVPVSEQSQRTFVLRGPAERALREFVQSHTPGGDKPRKPRSGLPSVAIAEAVIGDLVAPNGPEVEAFRKKAIEEGRRRGVPVRVEVVRPGTKGLMGYERAAVPVSPRRDGKLEVVVLLVARGPNGEVERSAMAEEWPKFLKAVRKPTQSRKDTRGWEETVTQMAKVVLDPKTDLKKLKEVERNNVQEIAGLKEAIASLRENVAPDSDVFRAYEQELKTREALGKTIEQVRQAKMGAIVGLKPKPMQRAQIPVGERMANNVVGGVGVMGGKLLYNLDKAMTEGDGHALEKVLEAISPQAQMELLEFSVNAEAAGFVHDVLGELATTATYRGSQWAVDAGANRLLTGLIKNLPVPVFNPVVREALTLWVGTMLPQMYRGLPIQGTRATAGVGTFLLASSGSHLIRAALAATFQTMTGVEAATFMQNPLALAVGFYITLKLEEIIRAKAMPWVDWVVAAKGIPHLYEGLSQARDRFSEQFLGLNQPWVYDLTRGGAISNVHEKYADYRTLLTEPMWEEHHKFVAPIKRNIERFFAGLATIENWSRGIRATPMVGYYMAKEIQDLTWAYTHAKERLEKEVGKELSEYEVYAEEDSEGHYRYRTWVRQWIDKEHQRMIRADEEYLARSFHSHTDKITELAQQQMGSLELQRKAMEARQSGTYEKFQKDHSSHWVPRNITDNVYAEMLWLQEMQKKEAEAAQGKEIKDKAKGPKNVPEAIGNSLRYLGRELAGHIKVLDQYNRPKDLYPEIAIEQAGYGMICPLGEMGRCLLLPQALKQTLPLRMQHLTPQVEELVKRATGKLIYYDPASFRRRVQQANQKHRQDLIIEAEALQRRPIVY, from the coding sequence TTGTTAGCACCAAGGTTGTCCGCGGCTCAAGGGCAAAGGAACGATCCATCATCGAAGGCGTTTATCGAATGGATCCGATTCCTCGACATTACGGAGAGACTGGGAGCCAAAGAAACCGACATCACCGAGGAAGAAAAAGCGTTCGTCCGCGAGAGGCGCGAGTCATTTCAAAAAGCGTTTCAGGCAATTCAGGCCGCTGCGGAGAAAGGCGAGCCTTCCGGACTGTTGCCAAACGAAGAAGCTCTCTCCGAGGCCGTGTTGGTTCAAGGGATCATGAGCCAACGGAACGAGTTCCTCCGAACGATGCAGATGACGTCGGTTAGATCGGCTGTGGAAGAGGGACAGAAGCTGGCATGGCCGGAGTTTCGCGACTTGGCGGAAGCTTCCGTGGGTCTGGGACGTGAAGGAGTCGCTATGGCGAACGGAGTCAAGTTGGCCGTGGAGGGAAATGTCATGGTGGTTCTTACAGCTGCGCACGTGGCCGCAGCTTTCTTCCCACAAACGAGCGGCCGTGAAGGGAAGCTACTGGTCATCGGGGATCGCTACCAGGAAGAAAGTGAAGGAGGCCGTTTCCAAAGGGTCATACATCGAGACGTGCCAGCACGTGTTCGGTTCCTGGACGCGGTGTGTGATGTCGCTTTCCTCGAGATTGAGCTGCCAGAAAGGAGTTTATTGGCACAGCCCCCGCGGCTTTCGATTTCCCTCGATCCTCTTCGAGTCGGCCAACGAGTGGTCGCCCTCCCGTTCATTGAAACTCGGCTGAACGGAAATGTGGCAAGAATGGAGAACTCACCCCATTGGTTTCTCGTAGACCGTATCGAACGAAAGGACACGATTTCGGATATGTCGAAGTTTCTCGCAAGACCTGGTGTTAGTGGCACAGCAGTTTTCAGCTATAGCGTGGACAAAGGTTGGCGGTTAGCTGGCGTGACTCGGAGCGCATCCACACCTGACCCAGGCAAAAAAGATGCTTCCGTGAGGGACCCGTACTTCGATATCGGTCAGCTGGAGAAGGATTTTGTTGCAATGAGAGACCTTCAGGAAACCGGGATCATCTCGTTGCAGAAACTCCTGAGTTGGGCCGATGTTCAAAGTAGTGAGGAGGTCGATGAAGCGCTCCGGCACGGGCGCCTAGCCGAGAAGAAAGATTATGTTGAGCGATGGGGATCATTTTTGAGCCAGGAAATGCATCGCATAGACGAAACTCTCCAAACGCCGAAACCGGACCTGAACCAGGTCACAGGAGATCTAGTGATGGCGCTGGGTCTTTTAAACTGGTCGGGTGCTTTGCCGGGGGATTACAAAGAGGAGCTTTTCTCCCAACTCTTGAGTGGGACGTACCCCGATTCGGCAACCAAAAAATATCCCGCACTCTTTGCTCACTTAGCGATTCAGGGGCTCTCCCAGTTACCAGATCGGAAATTCATCGAGAAGATTGAGGCAAGGTCAGGTTTAAAATGGGTCTTACCGGTGGTCGAGCGTGAGCAAGATTTTCTCCGCGGCCGCAAACCGGGTTTCGGTTACAAGATCTATCGGACGAGTGACGGACGACTTCAGTTATCGATTGAAGAGCCTGAATTGCTCGAACAGGTGATGGCGCGAATGGAAAAAACTCCACTCCCGAACGATAGGATAAGTGATCCCGAATACGCCCGATCCGTTATCAGAAATTATTATGCTAACAGCAAAGAATACAAAGACGTGATGGCGCTTCTAAACGCTCTAATTCTACGAAATAAATTTTCACGGTCTCCAGCGCTACTTCAACCTCTCGTCGGATCTTTGTCGGCCATTTTGTTTGAAGATGTGCCATCGGAATTCAAGGCCGCGATCGCATCCGATCCCAAAGCGCACGAGACATTCGAATGGGTGAAAGAAAGCGCGGCCAATCTATTGCTTCAAATTGCGGTTTGGACGGAGTTCGACGGCATCGACGAAACGATTCGCAGGATCACGCGGATGGTCGAGCTAGGAGAATTAGGCGAAGCGCAAAAGGAAGCGTTGTCGCGCATTGCGAAAATTCGAGCCGAGCGCGGCGTCGTTGTTTCGGCAAATGCAGCCCGAGCTGAACGACCACCTTCATCAACGGATCCACCCAAAAGGAGCCGCCGACGCAGCAAGCCCGTGGCCCCTAAAACCAAACCCCCGTTCTTGACGGAATTTGTGATTTATACGGAGAAGGGAAGCGAGGTGATGTTGTTGGAACGGGAGGATCGTGCGGACTGGTACAGACGATGGAAAAACGACGGCCTTATTTCCGGTTTTTCAGTCGTGGAATTCGACGCTTCCACACGGAACCTCGAAGAATTGGGGAAGCTCTTGAAGTCGAAAATGTCAACGGAAGGCATATTGTTTGTCAACACGCATGGCGCTGAGGATTTGTTGGGCGATTTTTATAGCGACGCGTTCTTTTTGCAGCTTCGGCCACAGGCTCCTCGTGCAGGCCTGACCGTATACGACAGCAGCTGTATGAGTGCGGTGCGCTCCAGCTTCTGGCAAAGCGCTGTGGGTCCCGACGGATACGTGGTCACGTTGATACGTCGTGGCGAGTCGAACACCCCGCTCAATGATGTGGACATTTTGGCTGCGCTTGTCGAGAGACGCGTACAGCCCGGTCAGACCGTCATGACTCCGGGCGGTCAGGAATTTGTTTTTCTGTGGGGCGGCGCCGATCTGTCTCAAATCGAAGACAGAGAGAGAATCCTCCGATATCAATTTGTGGAGCACAAGCTCGCGGGCCAGCGCGCGTTGGAGGCAGATCCCCGCGAACTTCTGGGTAAAAAGGCGGTCGCACACATGGAGGGGGGTGGCACGGTGGTCGGAGCGATTACCAACGTGCGTCTGGACGACCAATTCCACGTTACGCATATCCAACTCTCTCGACCCCGGAAAAAGCCGGTCTTTGGAAAGGACGATTTCTTCAGCCGTTGGCTGCGCATCCGTTCTCTGGACAAGCTTCGAACTAACCTCCTACCGGCTGTGGGAGGGCGCCTTGCCCCATCGGGTCCGGTGATCTCAGAAGAATTCTCGGAGTTCGTCCAAGAAGAAATTTATAAAGCCTTTGAGGAGCACGCCCTCGAATATGAAAATCGCGTTCCCGGTTCGAGTCGCGGATTCAGTGACGACGAGAGAGCCAATATTGTGATCAAAGTGACGCCGGGGAAAGGATTTTTCCTCTCCCATGTTAAGGGATACGAGGGATCGTTCGGAGTAGAGTTTCCTCGAATCGATCTTCCTAATTCTGTGGAAACTAAAGATTTTGTCTCCATCTTGACGCGCGACTTGTTCGAGAAAGGCCACGTCTTTGAGGCCGGTTCGTGCTGCTATGAAATTTCGAGTTCGAAAGAACTTGAACCGGAAGACCGCACGCTGGTTATTGTGGTCGATCATTTCAAGAAGACTCTGTCGCTCGTAGAGGGCCGCTACGCCTGGCACCTTACGAATCATACGGACATTGACGTAGAGTCGCGCACGCTTCGTGGCCCGAACCTCCCTCCGCTGCCGCCTGAAGTATTGATTAAGTTTTACGATCGGACGGAAGGTCTTGATGTTCTCTATTTACGGGAAGTTCCGGTGTCGGAGCAATCTCAAAGGACGTTTGTCCTACGTGGACCCGCCGAGCGTGCGCTTCGAGAGTTCGTTCAATCTCATACCCCGGGCGGCGACAAGCCACGTAAACCTCGTTCCGGACTCCCCTCCGTCGCAATCGCGGAAGCCGTTATCGGCGACCTTGTGGCACCAAACGGGCCGGAGGTGGAGGCGTTTCGCAAAAAGGCGATCGAGGAGGGACGTCGCAGAGGAGTGCCGGTGCGCGTGGAAGTAGTTCGGCCGGGAACAAAAGGGTTGATGGGATATGAGCGGGCTGCAGTACCCGTGAGCCCACGGCGGGATGGGAAGTTAGAAGTGGTGGTGTTGTTGGTGGCTCGGGGCCCTAACGGGGAGGTCGAGCGAAGCGCGATGGCGGAAGAATGGCCGAAGTTTTTGAAAGCGGTCCGAAAGCCCACTCAATCTCGGAAAGACACGAGAGGTTGGGAGGAAACGGTCACGCAGATGGCGAAGGTCGTTCTTGACCCTAAGACCGATCTCAAAAAGTTAAAGGAAGTGGAGCGGAATAACGTTCAAGAAATCGCGGGGCTGAAGGAAGCGATCGCGAGTCTCAGGGAGAACGTTGCTCCGGATTCGGACGTGTTTCGAGCTTACGAGCAAGAATTGAAGACTCGAGAAGCGTTGGGAAAGACGATCGAGCAGGTGCGTCAGGCGAAAATGGGGGCGATCGTGGGGCTGAAGCCGAAACCGATGCAACGGGCGCAAATTCCCGTTGGAGAACGTATGGCCAACAATGTCGTAGGCGGGGTAGGGGTGATGGGGGGAAAGCTCCTCTACAACCTGGATAAAGCGATGACGGAGGGAGACGGGCATGCGTTGGAGAAGGTACTGGAAGCCATTAGTCCCCAAGCGCAAATGGAACTCTTGGAATTCTCGGTCAACGCGGAAGCGGCGGGATTTGTGCATGATGTTTTGGGAGAGCTCGCAACGACGGCGACCTATCGAGGATCTCAATGGGCAGTGGACGCAGGGGCCAACAGACTACTTACAGGTTTGATCAAAAACCTACCGGTGCCGGTGTTTAACCCGGTGGTGCGAGAGGCGTTAACGTTATGGGTGGGGACGATGCTTCCGCAGATGTATCGGGGCCTGCCGATCCAAGGGACTCGGGCGACGGCAGGGGTTGGGACTTTCTTGTTGGCCAGCAGCGGCTCGCATTTGATCCGGGCGGCATTGGCAGCAACCTTCCAAACGATGACGGGAGTGGAAGCAGCGACGTTTATGCAGAATCCATTGGCCCTGGCTGTCGGGTTTTATATCACGTTGAAATTGGAAGAGATCATTCGGGCGAAAGCGATGCCGTGGGTGGATTGGGTGGTGGCGGCGAAAGGTATACCGCATTTGTACGAAGGACTCTCCCAGGCGCGAGATCGCTTTTCGGAACAGTTTTTAGGCCTAAATCAACCGTGGGTTTATGACCTCACGCGGGGAGGCGCCATTTCCAACGTGCACGAAAAATACGCGGACTATCGAACACTGCTGACGGAGCCGATGTGGGAGGAACATCATAAGTTTGTGGCGCCAATCAAGCGGAACATTGAACGATTTTTCGCAGGTTTGGCCACGATTGAAAATTGGTCGCGTGGGATACGAGCCACACCGATGGTGGGATACTACATGGCGAAGGAAATCCAGGATCTGACCTGGGCGTATACGCACGCCAAAGAGCGCCTGGAAAAGGAAGTGGGCAAAGAATTGTCAGAGTACGAAGTATATGCGGAAGAAGATTCCGAGGGACATTATCGGTACCGGACCTGGGTGCGGCAATGGATCGACAAGGAGCATCAACGGATGATTCGGGCCGACGAGGAGTATTTGGCGCGAAGTTTTCACTCGCATACGGACAAGATCACGGAATTGGCTCAGCAGCAGATGGGAAGCTTGGAGTTGCAGCGCAAGGCGATGGAAGCCCGGCAGAGTGGAACATACGAGAAATTCCAGAAGGACCATTCAAGCCATTGGGTGCCCAGAAACATTACAGACAACGTGTACGCGGAAATGCTCTGGCTGCAGGAGATGCAGAAGAAGGAAGCCGAAGCCGCGCAAGGTAAAGAGATCAAGGATAAGGCCAAGGGGCCGAAAAACGTGCCGGAAGCCATCGGCAATTCGCTTCGTTACTTAGGCCGAGAGTTGGCGGGCCATATCAAAGTCTTGGATCAATACAATCGGCCGAAGGATTTATATCCTGAGATCGCAATCGAACAGGCGGGATACGGGATGATATGCCCATTGGGAGAGATGGGACGATGTTTGCTTTTGCCTCAGGCGCTAAAACAAACCCTCCCTCTCCGGATGCAACACCTTACGCCTCAAGTGGAGGAGCTGGTGAAACGAGCGACGGGAAAGTTGATTTACTATGATCCGGCATCCTTCCGTCGACGCGTTCAACAGGCGAACCAAAAGCATCGACAAGATCTCATCATAGAGGCTGAAGCTCTCCAACGACGGCCGATCGTCTATTGA